In Candidatus Palauibacter scopulicola, the genomic stretch ACGCCGCGTCCAGCCGATGGGAACGCCTTTCACTTCCCGCTCACCTCCCGCGGTCCGTCTCCCGGTCGGTCTCATCGGCCGAGGAGCTTTCGCGCCGTGCCGCCAGCCGACCGTACATGCTGTAGCAACCCCCCGCGAACCCCACGAACACGCCGAGGAGGACGAAGAGCGGTGCTGTCCCGAGACGGTCGTCGAGCCAGTTGCCGCCGACCGCGAGGAGCGTGATCGCAAGACCCATCGCGATGCCGAGACTCGCGAGTTCCGTGCCCGCCGCCTTTGCCTGCAGGCGGCCGGCATGCCCCTCGGGTTTCTCGAGTTCAGGCCGCTTCGTCGAACCGGGATGCGGATTCGGCATGGGGAGACACCTCCATCCGGGAGCCCCGCGCCGACCGCTTGTGAAAAATTTCCCAAGCCCAATCTGTTCGCTTGTGAAAAATTTCGCAATGCCGGTTTCGCTTGACGCTGGGCGCTGAAGGCCTAGGTTGCTGCCACCATATTGAAGGCCTCTTGTCAACTCCGAAATGGCCTCGCCGATGCCCGGGTCTCGCATTCCCGCGGCCCCCCTCACCCCTGGAGCCGATTGAGTCTTGGAAGCCGGTCGAAAGGTCGAAACGGATGACGTTCGGCTGCTCGAGGAGTTGGGTCACGCCCGGCG encodes the following:
- a CDS encoding AtpZ/AtpI family protein, whose protein sequence is MPNPHPGSTKRPELEKPEGHAGRLQAKAAGTELASLGIAMGLAITLLAVGGNWLDDRLGTAPLFVLLGVFVGFAGGCYSMYGRLAARRESSSADETDRETDRGR